TGTTCCTGCAGGAAGGTCTTTTAGAAAGTGGATATCAGTCCCGCAAATCCCACACGCCTTGATACGGACCACCACCTCATTCGCTTTCGGCTTGGGTAGTGTTTTCCTAACCATCCTGATTTGTTCATTTCTATCGACCCAGGCGCTTGTAAATTCCATTTTGCTCCTCACTTCAAAAAATCTTCACTTCCCGATGGAATGACACAGAGAAAGACCAAATCCTCTTCCCGTGAGTCATTCACCCATTGATGCTCATCCCCTCCAGGAACGAATACCGAAGTACCCGAAAGCAGGATCTTTTCTTCCTTCGGACCAACAACTCTACCTTTTCCTTGCAGCACATACACCACATGTTCATGTTCATGACTTCCGTTACTGCTCTTTCCACCAGGTGGGATCCTGATCTCCCGCATCTCGTAATTGGTTGAGCCATCTTCCTTGCTCACCAGCCAACGGACCTTGTTTCCTGACCCAGTAGTACTGAGCACAGCCTCAGCTGCAGTCCTGCTCAAAATCATTTCACTTGCTCCCAATAGGCTTTTTGATCAAATGTAGAAAGAAACTGCTGCACTTCATCATTGGTGGGCATCGCAGGGGCAGTACCTACCTTGGTAACGGAGAGAGATGCTACGGCAGTGGCAAAATAGATTGCCTGCCGTAGATCATTCCCCTTGCTGAGGGCTGTAGCCAATCCACCGTTGAATGCATCCCCTGCACCGGTGGTATCCACCACCTTCACTTCCATGGTGGGGAACATCAGAGTTTCCTGTTCAGCAGTGAGCAGGAAACACCCCATCTTACCCATGGTAATGATGACATCCTTGACCCCTTTTGCTTGCAGGGCCAAGGCCGCCTTATGAGCACTCTCACGGTCTACAACATCAATGCCAGTCAGGCAGGATGCCTCAGTCTCATTGGGAGTTACCAAGTCAAACATGCCGATAAACGAGTCTTCTAGTGGTTCAACTGGTGCTGGAGCAGGGTTCAGTAAAGCAATTCCACCTGAGGCATGCACGCGCTCTACGGCAGGGGGAAGAATATCAAGGTTAGTCTCAAGCTGTGCCACCAGGACATTGGTATCATCCAAGATTGAATCGATGGATCGAATCTCCTCCTGGCTAATGGCACCACAAGCTCCAGGAACAACCGTGATGCTGTTCTGGGAGGTATGTTCATCAACCATGATCAAGGCAATGCCCGTTGCCAACTCAGGATCCTCAAACACATATCGGCTATCCATCTGTTCACCAGCATAAAAATCCTTGGCAACCTTGCCAAAAACATCGTTTCCCACTTTTGTGACCAGCACCACATCCCCACCCGAGCGGTGGGCAGCTACTGCCTGATTTGACCCTTTCCCCCCAGGCCCCATCTTGAAAATGCTTCCCTTTACCGTCTCTCCCTGTACCGGGATATGAGGGGACCGTGCCATAAGATCAACTACAAAACTACCAATTACCGTCACACGTTCTGCCATGTGCTACTCCCTTGTATATCGCTCGATAAAGCTGTAAGGCGATGGTTTTCCAATGGAACTGACTTCGTTCAGCCGTTTCATCTGATCATCACTCAATGACCAGGACAGTGAATCAAGATTCTCCTTGAGCTGGCTGACAGTCCTAGCTCCTATGAGAGGAATGATACCTGCTGGGTTCTGTCTCACCCAGTTGATACTTACCTGTGAAACACTGTGCCCTACTTCCTCAGCAATCTCATGCAAGACATCTATAATGTCATAGGCTTGGTCACTTCCCCGTTGTTCAGCTTGGTCATCCCACCGGTCCTTCCTGCCTGCACGACTATTTTTGGGGATATCCTTTCCTCTTCGGTATTTTCCACTGAGCCAACCTCCTGCCAAGGGGGACCAGGCAAGCATGCCCACACCTTCTCTCTTGCACAGCGGAATGAGTTCCCACTCAGGACTTCGCACAAGGAGGCTGTACTCCAACTGAAGGCTGACAAAAGCTTCCTTGTTGGTATAACGGGCGATCATAAGGTTTTTCATTAGATCTGATGGGGTGTAGTTGGAGGCACCAAGATACCGTACCTTTCCTGCTGATATGAGATCATCCAGCGTTCTTAAGGTCTCCTCGAAGGGGGTCCTTTTATCAAAACAATGGATCTGCAGCAAATCAATATATTCGGTATTAAGGCGTTTAAGGCTAGACTCCACACTGTGCAGGATGTGTTTTCGGCTTGCCCCGGTATTATTGACATCCTCACCCGTTGGGAAGAACACCTTAGTACCTACGATTAAATCATCCCTCCGGGAACCGATATCCTTGATCCAGGAACCCAGGATCCTCTCCGAATCTCCATTGTTGTAGGAGTCAGCAGTATCAAGGTAATTCCCCCCTGCTTGGGTGTACTCCTCGAGCAGGCCCTTTGACTCCTTCTCATCAATATTCCAACCAAAGGTCTGCGTACCGAAAGCAATGGCACTCATACGCAACCCTGTATTTCCAAAATAGCGATACTCCATTCCTACCTCCGCAACAACAAGGAGCGCATATCCTCATCCTCTACTACGTACCAATTCCGTGAGAAGCATTGGGGAGGATGGATGTCATCAGAATCTGGAGCTGAAAAGATCTCATGATACATATGAGGCTTCCAGAGAGAGAGGATATGGTGGTGGATTTCTCCTGCATGAGCGTACCACTCTTCCCAGAAGAGATGATCTTGGTCCTCCTTCTCAGGAATTGCATTCACTACCAGATATCCATGGTTCTCTTTCACGATCCATGTATGTTTTCGGTACGGATTATCCTTCAGTTCATCGATACCAGGGAAAATATCTTCCATTTTGAAGCCAAAACGCTTCATGGTCTCAGCAACCTCAGCATGTTGTAATTGTGACAGTAGCCCACTCATACTCAACTCTCCTTTGTATTGGTAAACTGGTCGAGGTTCTGGTAGAAATCGACCAAGCTTGTATATGCTTGTTCGTAGAGGGGAAGATAGCGA
The sequence above is drawn from the uncultured Sphaerochaeta sp. genome and encodes:
- a CDS encoding cupin domain-containing protein; its protein translation is MILSRTAAEAVLSTTGSGNKVRWLVSKEDGSTNYEMREIRIPPGGKSSNGSHEHEHVVYVLQGKGRVVGPKEEKILLSGTSVFVPGGDEHQWVNDSREEDLVFLCVIPSGSEDFLK
- a CDS encoding aldo/keto reductase, whose product is MEYRYFGNTGLRMSAIAFGTQTFGWNIDEKESKGLLEEYTQAGGNYLDTADSYNNGDSERILGSWIKDIGSRRDDLIVGTKVFFPTGEDVNNTGASRKHILHSVESSLKRLNTEYIDLLQIHCFDKRTPFEETLRTLDDLISAGKVRYLGASNYTPSDLMKNLMIARYTNKEAFVSLQLEYSLLVRSPEWELIPLCKREGVGMLAWSPLAGGWLSGKYRRGKDIPKNSRAGRKDRWDDQAEQRGSDQAYDIIDVLHEIAEEVGHSVSQVSINWVRQNPAGIIPLIGARTVSQLKENLDSLSWSLSDDQMKRLNEVSSIGKPSPYSFIERYTRE
- the rbsK gene encoding ribokinase; this encodes MAERVTVIGSFVVDLMARSPHIPVQGETVKGSIFKMGPGGKGSNQAVAAHRSGGDVVLVTKVGNDVFGKVAKDFYAGEQMDSRYVFEDPELATGIALIMVDEHTSQNSITVVPGACGAISQEEIRSIDSILDDTNVLVAQLETNLDILPPAVERVHASGGIALLNPAPAPVEPLEDSFIGMFDLVTPNETEASCLTGIDVVDRESAHKAALALQAKGVKDVIITMGKMGCFLLTAEQETLMFPTMEVKVVDTTGAGDAFNGGLATALSKGNDLRQAIYFATAVASLSVTKVGTAPAMPTNDEVQQFLSTFDQKAYWEQVK